The following proteins come from a genomic window of Solwaraspora sp. WMMA2065:
- a CDS encoding SWIM zinc finger family protein: MNTVATYRYLNPSALAGRALTLQTSGGPAANPRFFTGFLTRPVAAAAGLLAVAEVARTRYHRPVVPASLDPVVTGGRDRLRFESFSGCCGVYARLDVTPDGLDGDIVAHGTTNVDVNPPLRDALARVGGLDPLHLAVGPDDLTVSTMDSSVVERKVPLPRRWLRGFAEVQVTAAGMDLRAQIPAAEAATLLRRLPGAGDRSVLWAVPAGRALRLTSRAAPGAVCLSGAGRLAALRGLLRHASALRVYGPPVAAGAAPVASVWELDLAGMSLSLALSPEPARGFSGEGGVLPALAGDEVADDAELIGGLLDWDPSVDVDALAEASGLAAARVRAALTLLGTAGRVGYDVARAGYFHRVLPYDPGRAERDNPRLTAARALVEAGAVTPDPDGATVRAGDQVYRVRQLPDGTRTCTCTWWARHRGGRGPCRHALAAAMVTAPVGVTA, encoded by the coding sequence GTGAACACCGTCGCGACCTACCGGTACCTGAACCCGTCCGCCCTGGCCGGCCGGGCGCTGACCCTGCAGACCAGCGGCGGCCCGGCCGCCAACCCCCGGTTCTTCACCGGGTTCCTCACCCGCCCGGTGGCGGCCGCCGCCGGGCTGCTGGCCGTCGCCGAGGTCGCCCGCACCCGCTACCACCGACCCGTCGTCCCGGCCAGCCTCGACCCGGTGGTCACCGGCGGCCGGGACCGGTTGCGGTTCGAGTCCTTCTCCGGCTGCTGCGGCGTGTACGCCCGACTCGACGTCACCCCGGACGGGCTGGACGGCGACATCGTCGCGCACGGCACCACCAACGTGGACGTCAACCCGCCGCTGCGCGACGCGCTGGCCCGGGTCGGCGGCCTGGACCCGTTGCATCTGGCGGTCGGCCCGGACGACCTGACGGTGTCGACGATGGACTCCTCGGTCGTCGAACGGAAGGTGCCGCTGCCCCGCCGCTGGCTGCGCGGCTTCGCCGAGGTGCAGGTGACCGCGGCGGGAATGGACCTGCGGGCGCAGATCCCGGCCGCCGAGGCGGCGACGTTGCTGCGCCGGCTGCCCGGTGCCGGCGACCGGTCGGTGCTGTGGGCGGTGCCGGCCGGCCGGGCGCTGCGCCTGACGTCGCGCGCCGCGCCGGGCGCGGTGTGCCTGTCCGGCGCGGGTCGGCTCGCCGCGCTGCGGGGCCTGCTGCGGCACGCGTCGGCGCTGCGGGTGTACGGGCCGCCGGTGGCCGCCGGCGCGGCACCGGTGGCCAGCGTGTGGGAGCTGGACCTGGCCGGGATGAGCCTGTCGCTGGCCCTGTCACCGGAGCCGGCCCGGGGCTTCTCCGGCGAGGGCGGCGTCCTGCCCGCCCTGGCCGGCGACGAGGTCGCCGACGACGCCGAGCTGATCGGCGGACTGCTCGACTGGGATCCGAGCGTCGACGTCGACGCGCTGGCCGAGGCGTCCGGCCTGGCCGCCGCCCGGGTGCGCGCGGCGCTGACGCTGCTCGGCACCGCCGGTCGGGTCGGCTACGACGTCGCGCGGGCCGGCTACTTCCACCGGGTGCTGCCCTACGATCCGGGCCGCGCCGAGCGGGACAATCCCCGGCTGACCGCGGCCCGGGCGCTGGTCGAGGCCGGTGCGGTGACCCCGGACCCGGACGGGGCGACGGTACGCGCCGGTGACCAGGTCTACCGGGTGCGGCAGCTGCCCGACGGCACCCGCACCTGCACCTGCACCTGGTGGGCGCGGCACCGGGGCGGGCGGGGGCCGTGCCGGCACGCCCTCGCCGCCGCGATGGTCACCGCCCCGGTGGGGGTGACGGCGTGA
- a CDS encoding proprotein convertase P-domain-containing protein — protein MTATVSTTTTIGAPHTVTLGVTGLPSGATATFSPSSVTSGGSATLTIATTTGIATGVFPLTVVGTGPETAQSAPFTLIVNGPPGCSQTNSTDVAINDNSTVESSITITGCSGNASSSSTIEVNIYHTWIGDLTVSLIAPDGSINVLHSRSGSSTDNIVETYTRDLSVEVANGTWKLRVQDSASLDTGYLDSWTLSL, from the coding sequence GTGACCGCGACGGTCAGCACCACCACCACGATCGGGGCCCCGCACACCGTCACCCTCGGTGTCACCGGGCTGCCGAGCGGTGCGACGGCCACCTTCAGCCCGTCGTCGGTCACCTCCGGCGGGTCGGCGACGCTGACCATCGCCACCACCACCGGGATCGCCACCGGCGTCTTCCCGCTGACCGTGGTGGGCACCGGGCCGGAGACGGCCCAGTCGGCGCCGTTCACCCTCATCGTCAACGGCCCGCCGGGCTGTTCGCAGACCAACTCGACCGACGTCGCGATCAATGACAACAGTACGGTGGAGAGCTCGATCACCATCACCGGCTGCTCCGGCAACGCCAGCTCGAGCAGCACCATCGAGGTGAACATCTACCACACCTGGATCGGTGACCTGACCGTGTCGCTGATCGCCCCGGACGGCAGCATCAACGTGCTGCACAGCCGGTCCGGCAGCAGCACCGACAACATTGTCGAGACCTACACCCGGGACCTGTCCGTTGAGGTGGCCAACGGCACCTGGAAGCTGCGGGTGCAGGACTCGGCCAGCCTTGACACCGGCTACCTGGACAGCTGGACGCTGAGCCTGTAG
- a CDS encoding cellulose binding domain-containing protein: MRKLLGFVAALAIGVSATLFFAPSAQATTATFTQTSSWSTGYVAEVVVTNDFTVPITGWELAFTLPAGSTVSNVWNAQIATSTPHYTLINTSWNGSLAPGQSVAVGFVVTGTGLPTILWPL; encoded by the coding sequence ATGCGGAAGCTGCTCGGCTTCGTCGCGGCACTGGCAATCGGTGTTTCCGCGACATTGTTCTTCGCGCCGTCGGCGCAGGCGACGACGGCAACATTTACCCAGACAAGTTCCTGGTCGACCGGTTATGTCGCCGAGGTTGTCGTCACGAACGACTTCACTGTGCCGATCACCGGCTGGGAGTTGGCCTTCACGCTGCCGGCGGGGTCGACCGTCTCCAACGTATGGAATGCGCAGATCGCGACCAGTACGCCGCACTACACCCTGATCAACACAAGCTGGAACGGATCGCTCGCGCCGGGACAGTCCGTCGCCGTCGGGTTCGTGGTGACCGGCACCGGCCTGCCGACGATCCTCTGGCCGCTGTAG
- a CDS encoding LppX_LprAFG lipoprotein, producing the protein MHTAIRTALLAGASAAVLAVTACGGSSATTDEGGTETSGVLAQLASDATGSLQKTVETTTSANSAAVTMTGTSGGEPVDVSGVISFGDSPAAELTQVDPEDGEITVRVIGSAFYVSIPEAEQASMDGKKWFKMDFAALGATSEDLAQQLEGLDPVQNVRTLLEGAEVTVVGEETIDGVPTVHYTSVTPVDSYLEQFEAEIREGIEEQLATAEVTEVAVDVWVDEQYQPRRVKLVMGTMSDMTMNYTDYGKAVTIEAPPAAETADFAELMQDLQDLADELDG; encoded by the coding sequence GTGCACACTGCAATAAGGACCGCGCTGCTCGCGGGTGCCTCGGCAGCGGTCCTCGCCGTCACCGCGTGTGGCGGCTCATCAGCCACAACGGACGAAGGCGGCACCGAGACGTCCGGCGTACTGGCGCAGCTCGCCAGCGACGCCACCGGCTCGCTGCAGAAGACCGTGGAGACTACCACCAGCGCCAACTCGGCGGCGGTGACGATGACCGGCACCAGCGGTGGGGAACCGGTCGACGTCAGCGGCGTCATCAGCTTCGGCGACTCACCGGCCGCCGAGCTGACCCAGGTCGACCCCGAGGACGGCGAGATCACCGTACGGGTGATCGGCAGCGCGTTCTACGTGAGCATCCCCGAGGCCGAACAGGCATCGATGGACGGCAAGAAGTGGTTCAAGATGGACTTCGCTGCCCTCGGTGCGACCTCGGAGGACCTCGCTCAGCAGCTCGAAGGCCTGGACCCGGTGCAGAACGTCCGGACCCTGCTGGAGGGTGCGGAGGTCACCGTCGTCGGCGAGGAGACCATCGACGGCGTGCCGACCGTGCACTACACGTCGGTGACCCCGGTGGACAGCTACCTGGAGCAGTTCGAGGCCGAGATCCGCGAAGGCATCGAGGAGCAGCTCGCCACCGCCGAGGTCACCGAGGTCGCCGTCGACGTGTGGGTCGACGAGCAGTACCAGCCACGTCGGGTGAAGCTCGTCATGGGCACGATGTCCGACATGACGATGAACTACACCGACTACGGCAAGGCGGTCACCATCGAGGCACCGCCGGCCGCCGAGACGGCGGACTTCGCCGAGCTGATGCAGGACCTGCAGGACCTCGCCGACGAACTCGACGGCTGA
- the dapF gene encoding diaminopimelate epimerase — translation MRSGLPILKAHGSQNDILVVEGRPGDYAAEADVPHLVRQLCDRSGPLGGGDGVYFVDLGPAVPQAAFFNPDGSFAKLCGNGMRCVGRLVLDTRDAERAVVRAGDSDFVVLRAESTPEGVRQTAVEMPKVDFDPVEPVVAVAQPHVDTPLPVLHPTYGLTALAVPNDHLVAVVEKFDEAELVATGERITAATDVVPRGANLSFVFPLDDGEIYVQTYERGAGLTPSCGSGVIASRAVWSRLGLAGSGERITVRNPGGVATAWLTGDPAAWQATLQGNASYVYRADVDLAAVIAGSLASVRRDTFVDEVEAFAQLRENNHAVLHAAGVHPSVG, via the coding sequence ATGAGGTCAGGCCTGCCGATCCTGAAGGCGCACGGCTCGCAGAACGACATCCTGGTCGTAGAGGGCCGGCCGGGTGACTACGCCGCCGAGGCGGACGTGCCGCACCTGGTCCGCCAGCTGTGTGACCGGTCCGGGCCGCTCGGCGGCGGTGACGGCGTGTACTTCGTCGATCTCGGCCCGGCGGTGCCGCAGGCGGCGTTCTTCAACCCGGACGGCTCGTTCGCGAAGCTGTGCGGCAACGGGATGCGCTGCGTCGGGCGGCTGGTGCTGGACACCCGCGACGCCGAGCGGGCGGTGGTCCGGGCCGGGGACAGCGACTTCGTGGTGCTGCGGGCCGAGTCGACGCCGGAAGGGGTCCGGCAGACCGCGGTCGAGATGCCGAAGGTGGACTTCGATCCCGTCGAGCCGGTGGTCGCCGTGGCGCAGCCGCACGTCGACACCCCGCTGCCGGTGCTGCACCCGACGTACGGGTTGACCGCGCTCGCCGTACCGAACGACCACCTGGTCGCGGTGGTGGAGAAGTTCGACGAGGCCGAGCTGGTCGCCACCGGGGAGCGGATCACCGCCGCCACGGACGTGGTGCCGCGTGGGGCGAACCTGTCGTTCGTGTTCCCGCTCGACGACGGCGAGATCTACGTGCAGACGTACGAGCGGGGCGCCGGACTGACCCCGTCGTGCGGTTCGGGTGTAATCGCGTCCCGGGCGGTCTGGTCGCGGCTCGGCCTGGCCGGGTCGGGCGAGCGGATCACCGTCCGTAATCCCGGTGGGGTGGCGACGGCCTGGCTGACCGGCGACCCGGCGGCCTGGCAGGCCACCCTGCAGGGCAACGCGTCGTACGTCTACCGGGCCGATGTCGACCTGGCGGCGGTGATCGCCGGCAGCCTGGCCTCGGTACGGCGGGACACGTTCGTCGACGAAGTCGAGGCGTTCGCCCAGTTGCGGGAGAACAACCACGCCGTGCTGCACGCCGCCGGCGTACACCCTTCGGTCGGCTGA
- a CDS encoding DUF5980 family protein: MRSKHRATAYALGLAAALASVTYGGLPAAAASGTAWSTAPSTADAAGPATWKAAGLVDEGQTICTRPTVGQRSFVLIRLVGSWPQLATDTNHLPAGSSVATYPIYPGSNDSPTQISSAVNVLLPALPLGTQRTAEFEVTDGVHTQSVAFHIVVTEDCTGFRL; the protein is encoded by the coding sequence ATGAGATCCAAGCACCGCGCGACGGCGTACGCGCTCGGCCTGGCCGCCGCGCTGGCATCGGTGACGTACGGTGGCCTGCCGGCCGCAGCCGCGAGCGGCACCGCCTGGTCGACGGCACCGTCCACGGCCGACGCAGCCGGACCGGCGACCTGGAAGGCCGCCGGCCTGGTGGACGAGGGTCAAACCATCTGCACCCGGCCGACCGTCGGGCAGCGCAGTTTCGTCCTGATCAGGCTCGTCGGCAGTTGGCCGCAGTTGGCAACGGACACCAACCACTTGCCCGCCGGGTCGTCGGTCGCGACGTATCCCATTTACCCGGGGTCGAACGACAGCCCCACCCAGATCAGCTCGGCGGTCAACGTGCTGCTGCCGGCGCTGCCGCTCGGCACACAGCGCACCGCCGAGTTCGAGGTCACCGACGGCGTACACACCCAGAGCGTCGCGTTCCACATCGTGGTGACCGAGGACTGCACCGGGTTCCGCCTCTGA
- a CDS encoding cellulose binding domain-containing protein, translated as MTDRATIGNIRVSPAHSEGHPKPRQTRQRDTRRLGHPAGHPTRHPVIPPGGSVSIGFQATHTGNSSSPSGFTLDGAACG; from the coding sequence ATGACAGACCGGGCCACCATAGGAAATATACGAGTTTCACCCGCGCATTCCGAAGGGCACCCAAAGCCCCGCCAGACCCGACAGCGCGACACGAGGCGGCTCGGACACCCCGCCGGACACCCCACCAGACACCCGGTCATCCCACCGGGAGGCTCGGTCAGCATCGGCTTCCAGGCCACCCACACCGGCAACAGCTCCTCACCCAGCGGGTTCACCCTTGACGGCGCGGCCTGCGGCTGA
- a CDS encoding DUF6493 family protein: MTEASDTVHRLVNGDITAAVDTVSGLDEEQRRQLGIELTAYVRRHRDEWWSRWRATALAVAAVGCLPTAAQAAEVLGRRNLSLLATPAAPVIDVARRRGVTWLADLAYRLVGRIDRESPGENWWFIAELLTAEQAAPPTDDLFVLGWAVTASRPRDHEWSVALVDRMRRHPFLDALAPRMFDVDGVGGQWAWTDQQPDGRSGMPLALAQLAAERRLDRTMLLDGTLSRMLRGERPAALRVFLGLHDALAPTGDEVRDRLPTYLRLLADGLSTAAALAQRTLRKLPDIDLDTLLDTAPAVLGRPEKTLVRAQLSWLDQLARRDRAQAARIAAVLAVAAEHPAVDVADRAAALAAKHGHRMAAPAEVRHVGDVLPPVPPPAPAPPPITHPDELAEEIAALFGGSSTDALGLERILDGLIRSTAADRTATVAALTPVLDRAGVLAWSSRPEERLGGLGGVLRILAGSEDRTPPRSWQVLLSTWGQRQTSGQRPADPQQAVLRRLLRTRVAEIGRAVAGPGAAEFTGPETAELASLGAVGLVAAPSLATGAVAAEELYDRLARLGERQPWPADLTQALLRLPSVVDEPLAAKATALGTPAGQALADWLRCGGLPRPHYRVVTAVRRRRQGSYDYWHDRLPTQRRVVEASVPPGVTDQHGLLSVPARAVDIASIADERHWPAQLPGYRGLVAAYVLPLVAGSADLDEPGGAALLPMLAECTGETTPALDLAVAYGLAARHEADRVAAVDALLLLAAAGGLDALAVGGHLGSLTADKMITLSRVVQPLRDAAAAGAPLTTWRILAAALPALLTVQPAPRGLPDLLALAAQTAAATGVRLDVPGLADVAARGGSSRLVTEARRLVAASR, translated from the coding sequence GTGACCGAGGCGAGCGACACGGTCCACCGTCTCGTCAACGGCGACATCACCGCCGCCGTGGACACCGTCTCCGGGCTCGACGAGGAACAGCGCCGCCAGCTCGGCATCGAGCTGACGGCGTACGTGCGCCGGCACCGCGACGAGTGGTGGTCCCGCTGGCGGGCCACTGCGTTGGCCGTCGCGGCGGTCGGCTGCCTGCCGACGGCTGCCCAGGCAGCCGAGGTGCTGGGGCGCCGCAACCTCTCGCTGCTGGCGACACCCGCGGCACCGGTGATCGACGTGGCCAGACGCCGGGGTGTCACCTGGCTGGCCGACCTGGCGTACCGCCTCGTCGGGCGGATCGACCGTGAGTCACCCGGTGAAAACTGGTGGTTCATCGCCGAGCTGCTGACCGCCGAACAGGCCGCGCCGCCGACCGACGACCTGTTCGTCCTCGGCTGGGCGGTGACGGCCAGCCGACCCCGCGACCACGAGTGGAGCGTCGCGCTGGTCGACCGGATGCGCCGGCACCCGTTCCTGGACGCGCTGGCCCCCCGAATGTTCGACGTCGACGGGGTCGGCGGCCAGTGGGCCTGGACCGACCAGCAGCCGGACGGCCGGTCGGGGATGCCACTGGCGTTGGCGCAGCTGGCCGCCGAACGGCGGCTGGACCGCACGATGCTGCTGGACGGCACGCTCAGCCGCATGCTGCGCGGTGAGCGCCCGGCCGCGCTGCGCGTCTTCCTCGGCCTGCACGACGCACTGGCGCCGACCGGCGACGAGGTACGCGACCGACTCCCCACGTACCTGCGGCTGCTCGCCGACGGCCTGTCGACGGCTGCCGCACTGGCCCAACGGACGCTGCGCAAGCTGCCGGACATCGACCTCGACACGCTGCTCGACACGGCGCCGGCCGTCCTGGGCCGACCGGAGAAAACCCTGGTACGGGCCCAGCTGAGCTGGCTCGATCAGCTGGCCCGCCGGGACCGCGCCCAAGCGGCGCGGATCGCTGCGGTGCTGGCCGTCGCCGCCGAGCACCCGGCGGTCGACGTCGCCGACCGGGCGGCCGCGCTGGCCGCGAAACACGGCCACCGGATGGCGGCGCCCGCCGAGGTGCGCCACGTCGGCGACGTCCTGCCCCCGGTGCCACCGCCGGCCCCGGCGCCGCCGCCGATCACCCACCCGGACGAGTTGGCCGAGGAGATCGCCGCGCTGTTCGGCGGGTCCTCGACCGACGCACTGGGCCTGGAACGGATCCTCGACGGCCTGATCCGGTCGACCGCCGCCGATCGGACCGCCACGGTGGCGGCGCTGACCCCGGTGCTCGACCGGGCCGGTGTGCTGGCCTGGTCCTCGCGGCCCGAGGAGCGGCTCGGTGGCCTCGGCGGCGTGCTGCGGATCCTCGCCGGCAGCGAGGATCGGACCCCGCCACGGAGCTGGCAGGTGCTGCTGTCCACCTGGGGCCAGCGGCAGACCTCCGGTCAGCGGCCCGCCGACCCGCAGCAGGCGGTGCTGCGCCGACTGCTGCGCACCCGGGTCGCGGAGATCGGCCGGGCCGTCGCCGGTCCCGGGGCGGCGGAGTTCACCGGTCCCGAGACGGCCGAGCTCGCCAGTCTCGGGGCCGTGGGCCTCGTCGCCGCACCGTCGCTGGCCACCGGGGCGGTGGCGGCGGAGGAGCTGTACGACCGGCTGGCCCGCCTCGGTGAGCGCCAGCCGTGGCCGGCGGACCTCACCCAGGCGCTGCTGCGGTTGCCGTCCGTCGTCGACGAGCCGCTGGCGGCGAAGGCGACGGCGTTGGGCACCCCGGCCGGGCAGGCCCTGGCCGACTGGCTGCGCTGCGGCGGGCTGCCCCGGCCGCACTACCGGGTGGTGACGGCCGTCCGTCGGCGCCGGCAGGGCAGCTACGACTACTGGCACGACCGGTTGCCGACGCAGCGTCGGGTCGTCGAAGCCTCGGTACCGCCCGGGGTGACCGACCAGCACGGTCTGCTCAGCGTCCCGGCCCGAGCGGTTGACATCGCGTCGATCGCCGACGAGCGGCACTGGCCGGCGCAGCTGCCCGGCTACCGAGGGCTGGTCGCCGCGTACGTCCTGCCGTTGGTCGCCGGCAGCGCGGACCTCGACGAGCCGGGCGGCGCCGCGCTGCTGCCGATGCTCGCCGAGTGCACCGGCGAGACCACGCCGGCGCTCGACCTGGCGGTGGCGTACGGGCTGGCCGCCCGGCACGAGGCCGACCGGGTGGCGGCCGTCGACGCGCTGCTGCTGCTCGCGGCCGCCGGCGGGCTCGACGCCCTGGCCGTCGGTGGTCACCTCGGCTCGCTCACCGCCGACAAGATGATCACGCTGTCCCGGGTCGTCCAGCCGTTGCGGGACGCGGCGGCGGCCGGTGCGCCGCTGACCACCTGGCGGATTCTCGCCGCCGCGCTGCCGGCGCTGCTGACCGTCCAGCCTGCGCCGCGCGGGCTGCCGGACCTGCTGGCGCTGGCTGCGCAGACAGCGGCGGCGACCGGCGTGCGCCTCGACGTGCCCGGGCTCGCCGACGTCGCCGCCCGGGGCGGGTCCAGCCGGCTGGTCACCGAGGCCCGGCGACTGGTCGCCGCCTCCCGATAG